Within the Streptomyces sp. NBC_00554 genome, the region CGACCTCGGTGCCGTTCCTGGCGAGCGAGGTCCGCGCCGAGGTGTACGTCAGCGGGATGGAGTTGCCGTCGCTGTCGGCGAACAGCGGAACCGTGCCGGTGATCGTGTCACCGGTGCGTGAGAGCCCCTGCCCGGTGCCGAGGTTCGGCCCGAACACACCGATGCCGAAGGCTCGTTGATAACTCTTGCCCGGCTCGTACGCCGTGTACGGAGCCAGGTACTGGGCTTCGAAAAGGTTGGTCGCGATGTCGTACCGCCGGAAGTCCAACTGCCATCTGGTGGCGTTGTCGGTGTTGACGTAGACCGTGGGCTCGTACGGCAGGTTGCGGCTGACGATGTACTCGGCCCCGGTCGGCCCCTTGCCGGTGTCGGCCTGGATCAGCAGATAGCCGCGCTTGTTCGGGACGGCCGAGCCGAGCCGGGTGGAGATCTTCGCCAGTTCCTCGGACCGGGGGCTGCGGACGAAGCCGTCGGTGTATCGGGTACCCGCCGCCTGGTACGCCAGGTGGTACTCGGACGCGGTCGCGTCGTGCAGGAAGGTCGCCTGGATGCGCTGCTGGAGCTCGCCGGGGGCGGCGTCGGGCCCGAGGTGCGCGGTGCCGAACGTGAAGGTCTTGAAGCTGCTGAGCAGCCAGGAGGCACTGGTCCAGTACTCGGACGTGGTGATCTCCGCGCCGACATAGCCGGAGAGCGGTGTCGCCTGCGGATCTGGCGGGGTGATGTCGACGGGCTTTGCGGTGCGTTCGTCGATGGTCGCCTTCGTGTCGTGGTCGAGCTGCAGGTTGGACTGGTTGATGACGTCCACGCCTGTCCAGGTGGAGCCGGTGAAGACGTAGAAGGAGGTGCTGACGAAGTAGCGCCCCTTGGGCAGCCGGATGGTGTCGGTGCCGGTCACGTTGCCCAGATCGCCCCAACGGCCCTTGCCGAGTCCGCCGACGCCCACGAAGTGGCTCTTGTAGCTGGTGGCGGGCGCGCCGTTCCGGGCGATGTGCTCGAAGGTCAGGTCGTACGACTCGATCTCGCGCTCCACGACTGCCGCCGTACGTATGGTCTGGCCGCCGCCGCTCGCCGTGACGTACGCGCTGTAGATGCCGTCGAGCGTGCCCGCGCGGGTGTCGGCGCTGACGGTGGTGGACGCCTCGCCGCCTGCGGGGACGGTCAGTTGCGGGTGTTCCACGGTGAACACGCCTGCCGGCGCGGGCTTTCCGTCGGGTCCGGTGGCCGTCAGGGCCAGGTCGAGGATGACCGGTTCGGTGCCGTCGTTCCGGTAGGTGAGGCGCTCGGTGAGGAGTTCGTCGTCGGTGTGCGGCCACGCCTGCCTGCCGAAGGAGAGCGAGTTCGGCTCGGCGCTGACGGTCTGGTCGACGGCCCGGGCGAGGTCGATGCGGCCGGAGCCCTGCTGGTACGGCGTGTAGCCGCCGGAGACCGTGGAGCCCGTGAGCGTGGACTTGATCCGCTCTCCGGTCCAGTCCGGGTGTTCCTGGGCCAGGATGGCGGCGGCGCCTGCGACATGTGGCGTGGCCATGGACGTGCCGGAGATGGCCACATAGCCGTCCGCGACGGGCGTACCGATCCGCGCGATGTAGCTGTCGGCTGCCGCGGCGGCACCGATGTTCACGCCGGGCGCGGTCACGTCGGGCTTGATCGCGCCGTCGCCGGTCCGTGGGCCACGGCTGGACAGGCCGGCGAGCTTGTCGCTCTTGTCGACGGCGCCGACGGTCAGGGCGGCATCGGCGCTGCCGGGCGAGTTGATCGTGCCGGCGCCGGCGCCGATGCCGGAGTTTCCGGCGGCGATGACGAACAGCGTGTCGGTCTCGGCCGAGAGCCGGTTGACCGCCTCCTCCAGCGGGTCGATGCCCGGGGTGTCGAGGCCGCCCAGGCTCAGGTTGACAACGTTGGCACCCTGCGCGACGGCCCACTCCATACCGGCGATGATCGCGGAGGTGGTGCCCGAGCCGCTGTCGTTGAGGACCTTGCCGTCGAGGATCTTCGCGCCCGGTGCGACGCCTGTGTACTTGCCCGCGGACTTGGCTCCCGTACCGGCGGCGATGGACGCGACGTGGGTGCCGTGGCCGAAGCGGTCCTTGGCGTCCGGGGAGGTGGTGAAGTTCTTCTCGGCGATCTCCTGGCCGGCCAGGTCGGGGTGGCTCTGGTCGACTCCGGTGTCCAGGACGGCGATGGTCGTGTCGGTGCCGTCGTAGCCTGCTGCCCAGGCCGTGGGGGCGCCGATCTGCGGCACGCTCGTGTCCAGGTCGGCCTTGCGAATGTCGTCCAGCCAGACGGTGTCGACGCCGGAGGCGGCCGTACGGTACGGGGCGGCGCCGGCGGGATCACTGGTGAGCGCGTCCCAGGTGGCCGTGGCGTCCGCGCGCGGGGTGGTCACCGCGTCGGCGTCCAGTGAGCCGAAGGAACGCCGCAGTTCGTTGTCGCCCGCGGTGCGTACGTCCTGCCGTGCTGCGGGGCGGGCGCCCTGGTAGGTGACGATGAGCTGGAGGCCGTCGCGCTGCTGGGCCAGATACGCGGGCTCGCTGAGCGTGGTGAGGTCGAAGAGCCGCCGGTCGACGCGGCCTTCCTGAACCAGGCGCTCGGCGTCGACGGGCACGGCGTAGGTGTGGCCCTCGACCTGCTGGATCTGGATGGGGATGTCCTCGCGGCCTGCCGGGCGCTCCACGGAGACAGGCTCGCCCTCGTCGTCGACCGCGATGCGGTCACCGGTGACAAGGGTGATCCAGTTCCGCGCGGTGCTCGCGTCCGTCGCGGCCGGTGTGGACGAAGCACCACTCCCCGCCGCGGCGGCCGGGGTCACGGCAAGTCCGGCGACGAGTGCCGTGGCGGAAGCCGCGGCCACCGAAATGACCCATAAGCGGCGCGGTCGACTGCTCGACTGTCTATTCAATTCGGTGCCCCTGACAACGTCAAAGCGAAAGGAAACTCCAATTGAGCTCCCGGCCAAACAGTATGAACATGACAAGGGCTTTCCCTCAACAGGCCTCTGACCATGGGCAGTTGAGATCAATCAGTCGCTTTCAGTAAACCTCTTCAAGCGTTTCCAGTGTGTGAAAGAATTCCGCCACCGATAAAGCCGATCGTTTTCTTCGCGAAGAAGCAGAAAAGGGCCAAGTCGGCGAGTGCCTGATCCCGTGCACCGCGTTGCGGGCGTGGGGAGGAATGATGGGGCCATGCGCATCCGTATCGAGGCTGTCGATCTGCCCGGCCTGAACTGCTCCCCCGGGGCCTCCGCCGACGGCAAGGCGGTGACCTACGGCAATGTCCACGTCGCCGTGCAGCGCCGCGACAGACCGGCCGAACTCCTCGACCCGCAGCCCGGCGACGCCGCTTCGGCGACCTGGACGCTGGAGTGCACAACGGCCGACTCGCCGACCGGCACCGAGGTGAAGGGCCCCTACGTGCAGGACCGTCTGGGGCGCCGGTTCATCTACCTGTCCTGGGGCACGGTCGACGAGTCCGGCGTCTTCTCGATGTTCCGCCGCGCCAAGCTGATGATCGACGCCATCCCCGCCGAAGTGCTCGCCACCGCCGCACGTGATGGCCGGCTGGTCGGACGCCTCGGCCTGACGGATGCGCAAGGCGCACCCGTGTGCGCGCGGGTCGAGCCCCCACGCATCACCTGGACCGCCGAGCCGGCTGCCTAGGAGTGGCGGCTGTCTAGGAGTGGCGGCTGCCCGCCCCGGCGGACAGCCGGGCGTTGAGTCGGCGGGGCAGCAGGCGGCCGAGCCCGGCGAGGGCCTTGTAGCGCGCGTCGGGGATGCTCACCGGAACGCCGCGGCGGAAGTCGCGGATCGCGGCGGCAACCAGGTCGTCCGCGTCCAGCCACAGGGAGTCGGGGATGCCCGAGGTGTCCATCCGCGACCGCTCGTGGAACTCGGTACGCACCCAGCCCGGGCAAAGGGCCATCACATGGGCCCCGCTGCCACTCACCTCCTGGCGGAGGCTCTCGCTGAAGGTGACGACCCACGCCTTGGAGGCGCTGTAGGTGCCGCGGGGGAAGAACGCCGCCACGGACGCCACGTTCACCACACCCCCGCGCCCCTGCTCCACCATGCCGGGCAGTGCGGCACGCGTCAGGCGCAGTACGGCTTCGCAGTGCACCCGCAGCATCGCGAGTTCCTCGGACAGATCGGTGCCGAGGAAGGCGCCGCGCTGCCCGAAGCCCGCGTTGTTGACGAGCAGGTCGACGCCCTGACCGGCCCGTTGCTCCGCCGCTGCGAGTCCTTCCTCGGTGGCGAGGTCGGCGGAGAGGATCTCCACGTCGACCCCGTGGGCGGCGCGGTACTCCTCCGCCGCCCGCTGGAGCCGTTCGGTGTCACGGGCGAGCAGGACAAGACCGAAGCCGTCCGCGGCCAGCCGCCGGGCGAAGGCCGCGCCGATTCCCGCTGTCGCTCCGGTGACCATGGCTGTGGGCATGCCCACGAGCCTAGCCACTAGCCGCGCTCTCCTCCCGCCGCCCCCTTCACGGTGCGACCGGTTCAGTCCCTGAGCCGGTCGATCTGCCGGATCTTGTTGGTCGCGTCCAGGGCGGCGACCTTGTACGACTCGGCCAGGGTCGGGTAGTTGAACACCGCGTCGACCAGGTAGTCGACCGTGCCGCCGCAGCCCATGACGGACTGCCCGATGTGGATGAGCTCGGTGGCGCCGGTACCGAAGCAGTGCACGCCCAGCAGTTTGCGGTCGTCCGGGGAGACCAGCAGTTTGAGCATGCCGTGCGAGTCGCCGATGATCTGGCCCCGGGCCAGTTCGCGGTAGCGGGAGATGCCGACCTCGAACGGCACGCAGTCCTCGGTGAGTTGGTCCTCGGTCTTGCCGATGAAGCTGATCTCCGGAATGGTGTAGATGCCGATCGGCTGAAGGTCGTGCATCCGGTTCACCGGCTCGCCACAGGCGTGGTAGGCCGCCGTACGACCCTGCTCCATCGAGGTCGCGGCCAGCGCGGGGAAGCCGATGACATCGCCCACGGCGTAGATGTGCGGCACCTCGGTGCGGTAGTGCTCGTCGACCGTGATCCGGCCGCGCCGGTCGGCCGACAAGCCCGCCTTGTCCAGGTCGAGTTCGTCGGTGAGGCCCTGCCGGCCAGCCGAGTACATCACCGCGTCCGCGGGGATCTTCTTGCCGCTCTCCAGGATCGTGAGGGTGCCCCGGGGGTGACGCTCGACCGCGGCGACGGTCTCCCCGAACCGGAACGTGACGGCCAGGTCCCGCAGGTGGTACTTCAGCGACTCGATCACCTCGACGTCGCAGAAGTCGAGCATTCCGGGCCGCTGTTCCACCACCGTGATCTTGCTGCCGAGGGCGGCGAACATGGAGGCGTACTCCATGCCGATCACACCGGCCCCGACGATGACCATGGAGCGCGGGACCCGTTCCAGGTTCAGGACGTTGTCGGAGTCCAGGATGGTCTGCTCGTCGAACTCGACGGTCGCCGGCCGGGCCGGACGCGTACCCGTGGCGATGACGATGTGCTCGGCGGTCAACTCCCGTTCATGGCCGTTCACTTCACGCAGGCCGATGGTGTGGTCGTCCAGGAAGCGGCCGGTACCCGCGAAGAGGGACACGTGGTTGCGGGACAGCTGGCTGCGGATGACGTCGACCTCGCGGCTGACCACGTGCTGGGTGCGCGCGGTCAGGTCGGCGACGGTGATGTCCTCCTTGAGGCGGTAGCTCTGGCCGTACAAATCGCGCTGGGTCAGTCCCGTGAGGTACAGGACCGCCTCGCGCAGCGTCTTGGAGGGGATGGTTCCGGTATGGATGGAGACCCCGCCGACCATGTCCGGACGGTCGATGACGGCGGCCCTGCGGCCGAGTTTGGCGGCGGCGATGGCAGCCTTCTGGCCGCCCGGACCGGAACCGATGACAAGCATGTCGAAGTCAGGCACCCTCCGGAGTCTGACAGCCCGAAGCCCTCTCCCGAAAGGGTGAACGAGTGACGGTTCACCGAGCGTGCGAGTAACTCCGGCTCCCGCTCGGGCTCCGCACCGTCTCCGCGCCGTCCCAGGGACGGATTGTCAGACCCCTCGGCTACGTTGCCGAGCATGACTGAATTCGTACTCGTGGCGGGCGCGTGGCTGGGATCGTGGGCGTGGGACGAGGTGGTGCCGGAGCTGCGTGCGGCGGGGCACGGCGCTCACGCGGTGACGCTTTCCGGGCTCGCCGACAGACAGAACGTCCGGGTCGGCCGGCAGACGCACGTGGAGGACATCGTGAACGAGGTCGAACGCCTCGGTCTGCGAGACGTCGTCCTGGTCGGACACAGCTACGCCGGCATCCCGGTGGGGCAGGCCGCCGAGCGGATCGGCGACCGGCTGTCCCACGTGGTCTTCGTCGACTCCGAAGTCCCGGTGAACGGCGGGTCGTTCGCCTCGGGCTGGTGGCAGGGCCAGGCCGCGTTCGAGGCAGCGCTCGCCGGGAACGGCGGCTTCTGGGCGCCGCTCACCGCTGCGGACTGCGAGGGCCAGGGGCTCACCGACGAGCAGATCGCGCGGTTCGTGGGCGGCTCCACCCCGCACCCGGGAGCCACGCTGACCGACCCGGCAGTGCTGGCGCGCCCACTCGGCGAGCTTCCGGCGACGTACATCAAGTGCTTGCTCGACGGCCCCGAGCCGAACGACGTCGTGGCCGAACTGCTGAAGAGCGAGCACTGGCGGCTGGTCGAGCTGGACACCGGCCACTGGCCGATGTTCTCCCGGCCGCGCGAACTGGCACGGATTCTGCACGAGACAACCGGGGGATCCTGAGCGGCGGTTCACCCCGTGGAACCGCTCTGCCCCGGCGGCTTCGACGCCGCCGCGAAGGCCGTTCGCGGCGGCTCCGCCCCGGCCGGACTGCCTGCGAGAACCCCCGCCCACCGCACGGAAACCCGGCGGCGGACGGACTGCTCTGTGAATCCCGGCACGATGGTCGTCCGGGTGGGCTAGATTCGGGAATCCTCGGCCCCAGCGCCTCTCGGTGAGGCCGTGTCGAGGAGAATCCCGGAGCGGCGAATGCACCAGTCCGAACTTCCTCCACCGGCTGCGGCCGTGATGCAGGGAGGACTCGCCGACAGCCTCTTCGAAACGGCTCGCCACAACCCGGGGCTCGCGCAGATCGCGCGCCGTCCTGATGCCTCGTCCTCGACGTGGACACCGGTGACGGCCGCCGAGCTGTGGGACGAAGTGGTCGATCTGGCAAGGGGACTCGTCACCTCCGGGATCCGCCCGGGCGACCGCGTGGCCATCATGGCGCGCACACGTTACGAGTGGACCGTGCTCGGTTATGCGCTGTGGTCGGTGGGCGCCGAAGTGGTGCCGATCTACCCGACTTCCTCGCACGAGCAGGTCGAGTGGATCCTCAAGGACGCCCACTGCGTCGGCGTGGTGGTCGAGGACGAACAGGGTGTGATGACCGTCGGCTCGGCGTGTGCCGCGCTCCCGTTCCTGCGCCACGTCTGGCAGTTGGACACGGGGGCACTGTCACAGCTGGTCGAGCGGGGCCGCGGGATACCGGCGACGACGGTCGACTCGCTGCGCCGGATCGTGCTGCCCGACTCCACGGCGGTCGTCGCCTACACCTCCGGCACGACGGGACGCCCCAGGGGCTGCGCCCTGACGCATCGCAGCCTGGCGAGCACCGCCGACACACTGCTCGCGGGCTGGAAACACACGACGGCTCCTCCCGGACAGCAGACCGCCGTCCTCGCCTTCCTCCCGCTCTCCCACGTGTACGGCCTCATGATCCAGGGGCTCTGCATGCGCGGTGGCCTCCTGATGGGCCATGAACCCGATCTGCACGAGGAAGCCCTCTCCGCGGCGATCCTTTCCTTCCGGCCCACCTA harbors:
- a CDS encoding S8 family peptidase, which encodes MAAASATALVAGLAVTPAAAAGSGASSTPAATDASTARNWITLVTGDRIAVDDEGEPVSVERPAGREDIPIQIQQVEGHTYAVPVDAERLVQEGRVDRRLFDLTTLSEPAYLAQQRDGLQLIVTYQGARPAARQDVRTAGDNELRRSFGSLDADAVTTPRADATATWDALTSDPAGAAPYRTAASGVDTVWLDDIRKADLDTSVPQIGAPTAWAAGYDGTDTTIAVLDTGVDQSHPDLAGQEIAEKNFTTSPDAKDRFGHGTHVASIAAGTGAKSAGKYTGVAPGAKILDGKVLNDSGSGTTSAIIAGMEWAVAQGANVVNLSLGGLDTPGIDPLEEAVNRLSAETDTLFVIAAGNSGIGAGAGTINSPGSADAALTVGAVDKSDKLAGLSSRGPRTGDGAIKPDVTAPGVNIGAAAAADSYIARIGTPVADGYVAISGTSMATPHVAGAAAILAQEHPDWTGERIKSTLTGSTVSGGYTPYQQGSGRIDLARAVDQTVSAEPNSLSFGRQAWPHTDDELLTERLTYRNDGTEPVILDLALTATGPDGKPAPAGVFTVEHPQLTVPAGGEASTTVSADTRAGTLDGIYSAYVTASGGGQTIRTAAVVEREIESYDLTFEHIARNGAPATSYKSHFVGVGGLGKGRWGDLGNVTGTDTIRLPKGRYFVSTSFYVFTGSTWTGVDVINQSNLQLDHDTKATIDERTAKPVDITPPDPQATPLSGYVGAEITTSEYWTSASWLLSSFKTFTFGTAHLGPDAAPGELQQRIQATFLHDATASEYHLAYQAAGTRYTDGFVRSPRSEELAKISTRLGSAVPNKRGYLLIQADTGKGPTGAEYIVSRNLPYEPTVYVNTDNATRWQLDFRRYDIATNLFEAQYLAPYTAYEPGKSYQRAFGIGVFGPNLGTGQGLSRTGDTITGTVPLFADSDGNSIPLTYTSARTSLARNGTEVGTSDDPLTGTASFTVPARPAAYRLTTTATRAAGTPVSSKVTASWTFRSQNVAEKTALPVSVVRFAPGLAADSTATAGSTLKIPVTVQGAAAGKRLAALRVYVSYDEGLHWTLRPVVAGKVTVKTPEAGGSVSLRAKAVDNRGNAVDQTIVRAYTAR
- a CDS encoding DUF5990 family protein — translated: MRIRIEAVDLPGLNCSPGASADGKAVTYGNVHVAVQRRDRPAELLDPQPGDAASATWTLECTTADSPTGTEVKGPYVQDRLGRRFIYLSWGTVDESGVFSMFRRAKLMIDAIPAEVLATAARDGRLVGRLGLTDAQGAPVCARVEPPRITWTAEPAA
- a CDS encoding SDR family NAD(P)-dependent oxidoreductase — protein: MPTAMVTGATAGIGAAFARRLAADGFGLVLLARDTERLQRAAEEYRAAHGVDVEILSADLATEEGLAAAEQRAGQGVDLLVNNAGFGQRGAFLGTDLSEELAMLRVHCEAVLRLTRAALPGMVEQGRGGVVNVASVAAFFPRGTYSASKAWVVTFSESLRQEVSGSGAHVMALCPGWVRTEFHERSRMDTSGIPDSLWLDADDLVAAAIRDFRRGVPVSIPDARYKALAGLGRLLPRRLNARLSAGAGSRHS
- the sthA gene encoding Si-specific NAD(P)(+) transhydrogenase, whose protein sequence is MPDFDMLVIGSGPGGQKAAIAAAKLGRRAAVIDRPDMVGGVSIHTGTIPSKTLREAVLYLTGLTQRDLYGQSYRLKEDITVADLTARTQHVVSREVDVIRSQLSRNHVSLFAGTGRFLDDHTIGLREVNGHERELTAEHIVIATGTRPARPATVEFDEQTILDSDNVLNLERVPRSMVIVGAGVIGMEYASMFAALGSKITVVEQRPGMLDFCDVEVIESLKYHLRDLAVTFRFGETVAAVERHPRGTLTILESGKKIPADAVMYSAGRQGLTDELDLDKAGLSADRRGRITVDEHYRTEVPHIYAVGDVIGFPALAATSMEQGRTAAYHACGEPVNRMHDLQPIGIYTIPEISFIGKTEDQLTEDCVPFEVGISRYRELARGQIIGDSHGMLKLLVSPDDRKLLGVHCFGTGATELIHIGQSVMGCGGTVDYLVDAVFNYPTLAESYKVAALDATNKIRQIDRLRD
- a CDS encoding alpha/beta fold hydrolase gives rise to the protein MTEFVLVAGAWLGSWAWDEVVPELRAAGHGAHAVTLSGLADRQNVRVGRQTHVEDIVNEVERLGLRDVVLVGHSYAGIPVGQAAERIGDRLSHVVFVDSEVPVNGGSFASGWWQGQAAFEAALAGNGGFWAPLTAADCEGQGLTDEQIARFVGGSTPHPGATLTDPAVLARPLGELPATYIKCLLDGPEPNDVVAELLKSEHWRLVELDTGHWPMFSRPRELARILHETTGGS